DNA sequence from the Peptoniphilus sp. GNH genome:
TATTTAGCAGAAAAACGCACTGCTCTTAAAATTCTTAAAAGATCTTCTTCGATTCTCTCATAAGGGTTGCCAACAGCTCTTATTATTTTATTCTTTAAATCTTCTCTGCCCAAATAGGGATCGAAAAGGTTTCCGTTAAGGTCTAGTGCCATAGCATTTATTGTGAAGTCTCGGCGAGCCAAATCATCTTCGAGCTTGGTAGATAGGATTACAGATGAGGGTCTTCGCATATCCTTATATGCCAAATCTTTTCTAAAGCTTGTGAGCTCTATTGTTTCAGAATTTTTTTTAAGAGTCAAGCTTCCGTAGCAGATGCCATGGTCATAAATCTTTATGTTTTTAAATATTTTCTTGACTTCTAAAGGACTTGCTGAGGATGCGAGGTCTATGTCTGATGAGGGCCTTTTTAAAATCAAATCTCTCACATAGCCGCCCACATAATAGGCTTCGAATCCATTAGCCTTCAAAGTTTTTATTATGTATTTTGAAAATTCACTGCCTAAGTCTTTCATAGCTAAATTATAACACAAGTCTAAATCTTAAATATAGGCTTGGTATGTGTTATAATCAAAAGAAAATGGAGGTAATTTATGAATAGAAAATTCGGCATACTTGTCTTAATTTGTTTATTGGTCCTTGTGGGCTGCAAGAAGAAAAATGATATAAAGACTCCCGACACAGCAGATAAGGCGGGTCAAACAGATCTTGCCAATGGAGGCGAAACAAAAGAAGAATCGGGTGATGGCAAAAATACAAATGCTAAAACTGATAATCAAGCAGAGGCAGAAGAGCCAGCAGAAAATGAAGAAACTGCTCCCCAAACAGAAGAGCCAAAGACGCCAAAAGAAACTTTAAAGGCCATGATGGATGCGTCTGATTATATATCAAGACTAAGAGTAAACCAAGAAAGTGATGGAAGTCTTACTCCGATTTTTATAGAAGACTACAAGGGCGACTTATCTTTAATTGAGTATACTTTGCCAAAGACTTTGGTTCCAAATCAAGAGTATCTGGTATTTTTAAAAGATGGTCAAGACGGAAAACTTGAGCCGACTGATCCAGTAAATTCTTATACGCAAATTGCCCAAGAGTCAGACTCGAGTGTCAAAATGGTGGAAGCTGCATTTAATAACTCTCAAAAGACTTCAAAAAGGATTAGTGACTAGGAGGAAATATGAAAAGAATTGCCAAATTTCTCGGTCTAGGATTTTTGATGCTTGCGATTTTTACATCAAGTCCCAAGGCGGAAGAAAAAATCAAAATAGATTTAGATGGAAAACTTATTAAAAGTGATGTGGAACCCTTTATAGAAAGGGGCAGGACTCTGGTTCCTTTAAGAGTTATATCTGAAAGATTAGGCTATGAAGTGAAGTGGAATCAAGAAGAAAAAAGCGCAGAAATTTCCAACAATAAGGATAAATTGTCAGTAAAAATAGGAAGCGACAAGGCCCTTTTAAATGACAAGGAAGTGAGCCTAGATGTAGCCGCTTGCTTAAAAGATTCTAGAACATTTTTGCCTTTGAGATTTGTAGGAGAGTCTTTGGGTCTTAATGTGTCATGGGATCAAGAAAGCAAGACTGTATTTTTAAAGACAAGGGATAAGACTCAAGAGTTTGATACTTCTAAATTGACTTTAGACGAAAAAGAATATCTTGAAAAGATTATGGACTTTAGAGCTGATTTGACGCAAAATTTCAACAAGGCCAAAGAAGCGCTTTTTGAAAAGGCTGACGGACTTTCTAAAGAAGATTTGATAAAAACTTGTGATGGAATAATAAGTAATTTGGAAAAAAATATACAAGAAAAAATGAACATGGCAAATGT
Encoded proteins:
- a CDS encoding copper amine oxidase N-terminal domain-containing protein, which codes for MKRIAKFLGLGFLMLAIFTSSPKAEEKIKIDLDGKLIKSDVEPFIERGRTLVPLRVISERLGYEVKWNQEEKSAEISNNKDKLSVKIGSDKALLNDKEVSLDVAACLKDSRTFLPLRFVGESLGLNVSWDQESKTVFLKTRDKTQEFDTSKLTLDEKEYLEKIMDFRADLTQNFNKAKEALFEKADGLSKEDLIKTCDGIISNLEKNIQEKMNMANVPEKFKASHKKFLENAQEIAKILKEMKDSFMENRSDEAFKAFSRLTNFSIKMRDAYDRLKAEVQGLPYKAKEGIEIYEKSKENLSNDKIIDNLLKKIQDNNK